In one window of Paucidesulfovibrio gracilis DSM 16080 DNA:
- a CDS encoding response regulator: MSKQVMVVDDDLNQVVALAREFEDHGYVTCTARDGVEALAVMKDTLPDLVVLNLEMPDEWGPRFYRKFNQDPELADTPVIVMSRLPGIHLAIRNALATVSKPLDHDQIITLVQETIGA, from the coding sequence ATGAGCAAGCAAGTCATGGTCGTTGATGACGACCTCAACCAAGTGGTTGCCCTGGCCAGGGAGTTTGAAGACCACGGATACGTCACCTGCACGGCGCGGGATGGCGTGGAAGCCCTGGCCGTCATGAAGGACACGCTGCCGGATCTGGTGGTGCTGAATCTGGAAATGCCCGATGAATGGGGACCGCGGTTTTACCGCAAGTTCAACCAGGATCCTGAGCTGGCGGATACGCCCGTCATCGTCATGAGCCGGTTGCCCGGCATTCATCTGGCCATTCGAAACGCGCTCGCCACTGTGAGCAAGCCCCTTGATCATGATCAGATCATCACCCTTGTTCAGGAAACCATTGGTGCCTGA
- a CDS encoding RrF2 family transcriptional regulator, which yields MKLTTRSRYGTRMVLDIAQHAGDGPVRIGDIAKRQKVSVKYLEKLIRELRDAGLINSRRGPKGGHMLGKPAEDISVGEVVRVLEGHRHLVFCVRGKDQCERSAECLTRHLWRIASEAMFEKLDSISFADLVHDQAKCLGREEEDQDME from the coding sequence ATGAAGCTGACCACGAGAAGCCGCTACGGAACGCGCATGGTTTTGGACATCGCCCAACACGCGGGCGACGGGCCGGTGCGCATCGGCGACATTGCCAAACGGCAAAAGGTTTCCGTCAAGTACCTGGAAAAACTCATCCGGGAACTGCGTGATGCCGGTTTGATCAACAGCCGCCGCGGTCCCAAGGGCGGCCATATGCTCGGCAAGCCCGCCGAGGATATTTCCGTGGGCGAGGTCGTGCGCGTGCTGGAAGGGCACCGGCACCTCGTATTTTGCGTTCGCGGCAAGGATCAATGCGAACGCAGCGCCGAATGCCTCACACGGCACCTTTGGCGCATTGCCAGCGAAGCCATGTTTGAAAAGCTGGACTCCATCAGTTTTGCCGACCTGGTACACGATCAGGCCAAATGTCTTGGTCGGGAGGAAGAGGACCAGGACATGGAGTGA